Proteins encoded by one window of Nicotiana tabacum cultivar K326 chromosome 10, ASM71507v2, whole genome shotgun sequence:
- the LOC107825786 gene encoding uncharacterized protein LOC107825786 gives MADFEPPSFSLGLDFDIDSEPQSTVPTIQEADDIETPTIAEDTEDSDPPRSLKRLRRGLISKSEPATLKRKLGDAWCSVDDDIEDFSSQDDEPKDHPKQYSSVCSSSKIPLQGRRVLSSQSASRCTGRKNEVSNVSSISPSMETSTSNFVFPELTISPLRRFQLIDSDSDELSKSEAMEKESEHVNSPLSGNPHNTGADSSCQRNAGLSAGKLKTRDLWEDFCSDKTFNISTPALDEVCEEYFKSVKHGKNTQTINSGLTESSVRPQGPLLPAHCYFFHKDPRIQKLVRNRLPNFFPLGAENIPGQKQDDASVIDYMGQFCHEGGSKTTSKNGAVATNSRKSRKNVKQPNSVEESQGSERWVNPKSSAGIPKDAGRRRVQAVGKSAGHWYTTGDGKKVYVAKNGQEFSGQSAYRCYRKETGAGFKKSTKKRTGKRKAASKKK, from the exons ATGGCAGATTTCGAACCTCCATCTTTCTCTCTAGGGCTTGATTTCGATATTGATTCAGAGCCCCAGTCCACTGTACCGACAATCCAAGAAGCTGATGATATTGAAACCCCCACAATTGCTGAGGACACGGAAGATTCAGATCCACCTAGATCTCTCAAACGCCTTCGGCGTGGGCTCATTTCCAAATCCGAACCGGCGACCCTAAAAAGAAAGCTAGGAGATGCTTGGTGTAGTGTGGACGATGATATTGAAGATTTCTCTTCTCAGGATGATGAGCCCAAGG ATCATCCAAAGCAGTACAGTTCTGTGTGTAGCAGTTCCAAAATCCCGTTACAGGGGCGAAGGGTATTATCCTCGCAATCTGCAAGCAGATGCACAGGAAGGAAGAATGAGGTTTCAAATGTTTCTTCCATTTCCCCAAGTATGGAAACTAGCACTAGCAATTTTGTCTTCCCAGAGCTAACTATTAGTCCACTGAGAAGGTTCCAGTTGATCGACTCTGATTCTGATGAGCTTTCTAAAAGTGAAGCCATGGAAAAAGAATCAGAACATGTAAATTCTCCTTTGAGCGGTAATCCACACAATACTGGTGCAGATTCAAGTTGCCAGAGAAATGCAGGACTTTCTGCTGGAAAGTTAAAGACTAGAGATCTGTGGGAAGACTTCTGTTCAGATAAGACCTTTAATATTTCTACACCTGCTCTTGATGAGGTTTGTGAAGAATATTTCAAATCAGTAAAACATGGAAAAAACACGCAGACTATTAACAGTGGTTTAACTGAAAGTAGCGTGCGACCTCAGGGGCCCCTTCTCCCTGCTCACTGTTATTTTTTCCATAAAGATCCAAGAATCCAGAAGCTAGTTCGTAATCGTTTGCCTAACTTTTTTCCTTTGGGTGCTGAGAACATTCCTGGACAAAAGCAAGATGATGCATCAGTTATAGATTACAT GGGCCAATTTTGTCACGAAGGAGGCTCTAAAACGACTTCTAAGAATGGCGCTGTTGCGACAAACTCTAGAAAGAGCAGAAAGAATGTGAAGCAACCAAATTCTGTGGAGGAATCTCAAGGATCCGAGAGATGGGTGAACCCTAAAAGCTCTGCTGGGATTCCAAAAGATGCCGGCAGAAGAAGGGTCCAGGCAGTTGGCAAATCAGCGGGTCATTGGTACACAACTGGAGATGGAAAGAAA GTTTATGTCGCCAAAAATGGGCAGGAGTTTTCTGGTCAAAGTGCATATAGATGTTACAGAAAG GAGACTGGAGCTGggtttaaaaagtcaacaaagaaGAGAACCGGCAAAAGGAAAGCAGCTTCAAAGAAGAAATAG
- the LOC142165260 gene encoding uncharacterized protein LOC142165260: MEIHNDMGYRVYVELKKENREFGMYPLCITTIEKDLISGEDCEWRFKASSINKSELFKVREFNDNHTCPLKDKVYEQRQASSSLIGGMIRPKLTNHKRKYTPRDIIDDVKSDLGVDVSYMLAWRAKEKAMNFLRGEPADSYKKLPGYLYTMDMTYPGSHIRIVKSPKNEFMYVYISLYAFIRGFDHCRPIVVVDGSYLKSYYIGKFVSASTLDGASHILPLAYVIIDLENDVVWTWFFEQFKIAYGERENMCIVSDRNESIIKSLSRVCLDVTHFACIWHLWNNVFKKFKKSHAKLSEIYFSMAKAYTQAKFDSLMEKVEKVDIRVKEYLELAGYEKWTRLYAPVNRGWTMTSNIAESISAALVSARELPIYDFLEEVRKMFGRWNCSNRKEATHTYTKLGKKYQEMLTLNEAMSTRMTVVPSTEYLHTVNDGGRNYTVCLLERKCVCGRFQVDELPCPHAWAVLKSKFLMSEEYCSNYYKPNTIVMTYDLPVYPLPDINDWNIPEHVAEEDVQPPKWKRPPGRPKKKRDKTLSELLQPKN, encoded by the exons ATGGAAATACACAATGATATGGGTTACAGAGTGTATGTAGAATtgaaaaaagagaacagagaatttGGGATGTATCCTTTGTGCATAACAACTATCGAAAAAGATCTTATATCCGGAG AAGATTGTGAATGGAGGTTTAAGGCTTCAAGCATTAACAAATCAGAACTATTCAAAGTGAGAGAATTCAATGATAACCATACATGTCCGCTGAAGGACAAGGTGTATGAGCAGCGGCAGGCTAGTAGCAGCCTTATAGGTGGTATGATAAGGCCTAAGCTTACAAACCATAAGAGGAAATACACTCCAAGggatattattgatgatgtgaaatCAGATTTAGGTGTAGATGTTAGCTACATGTTGGCGTGGAGGGctaaagaaaaggcaatgaattTTCTGAGAGGTGAACCGGCTGATTCATACAAAAAATTACCAGGATACTTATATACAATGGATATGACATATCCAGGTTCCCACATAAGAATAGTAAAATCGCCAAAAAATGAATTCATGTACGTGTATATATCCTTGTATGCCTTTATAAGAGGGTTTGATCATTGTAGACCCATTGTTGTTGTGGATGGAAGTTACCTAAAATCTTACTACATCGGGAAATTCGTTTCGGCAAGCACGTTGGATGGTGCAA GTCATATATTGCCACTAGCATATGTTATTATTGATTTAGAGAACGATGTTGTTTGGACgtggttctttgagcaattcaagatagCATACGGTGAAAGGGAAAACATGTGCATCGTTTCAGATAGAAATGAGAGTATCATTAAATCTTTATCAAGAGTGTGTCTAGATGTAACGCATTTTGCTTGTATATGGCATCTATGGAACAACGTatttaagaaattcaaaaagAGCCATGCCAAGTTGAGCGAGATATACTTCTCGATGGCAAAAGCATACACACAAGCTAAATTTGACAGTCTGATGGAGAAGGTGGAGAAGGTAGATATTAGGGTGAAAGAATACTTAGAGTTAGCTGGTTACGAAAAGTGGACTAGGTTGTATGCACCTGTTAACAGGGGATGGACAATGACGTCAAATATTGCTGAGTCAATCAGTGCTGCACTAGTTTCAGCAAGGGAATTGCCAATATACGACTTCCTTGAAGAAGTTAGGAAGATGTTTGGACGTTGGAATTGTAGTAACCGCAAAGAAGCTACACATACATACACGAAGCTTGGAAAAAAATACCAGGAGATGCTGACTTTGAATGAGGCAATGTCTACACGCATGACT GTGGTACCATCAACTGAATACTTACATACGGTTAACGATGGTGGGAGGAATTACACAGTCTGCCTGTTAGAGAGAAAATGTGTTTGTGGGAGGTTCCAAGTTGATGAATTGCCATGCCCACATGCTTGGGCTGTATTGAAGAGCAAGTTTCTAATGTCAGAAGAATATTGCTCTAACTATTACAAACCAAATACAATTGTAATGACATATGATTTGCCAGTGTACCCGCTACCAGACATAAATGACTGGAATATACCAGAACATGTTGCAGAGGAGGATGTACAACCACCCAAATGGAAAAGACCTCCTGGAAGGCCAAAGAAGAAGCGCGATAAAACTTTAAGTGAATTGCTGCAGCCGAAAAATTAA